Proteins encoded within one genomic window of Desulfonatronospira thiodismutans ASO3-1:
- a CDS encoding amphi-Trp domain-containing protein, translating to MGKDELKFKAVVEKQSLIATLENLMDSIQVGRLYVGDGQQGILLVPAPHLKLEIRAESKKDKEKICMEISWRTDSKEFAFKEPELVISSQAPEITYESEAGDADQEYQESNEQTEEELR from the coding sequence ATGGGAAAAGATGAACTTAAATTCAAGGCAGTGGTGGAAAAACAAAGCCTGATAGCCACTCTGGAAAATCTGATGGACTCAATTCAAGTAGGAAGGCTATATGTAGGAGATGGGCAGCAGGGAATACTGCTTGTTCCCGCACCCCACTTAAAGCTTGAAATCAGGGCTGAATCCAAAAAGGACAAGGAAAAAATATGCATGGAGATCAGCTGGAGAACCGATAGCAAAGAGTTTGCGTTTAAGGAGCCGGAGCTGGTTATATCCAGCCAGGCTCCTGAAATAACATATGAAAGTGAAGCAGGGGATGCAGACCAGGAATACCAGGAGAGCAATGAACAAACTGAAGAAGAACTGCGATAA
- a CDS encoding HprK-related kinase B, which translates to MHYPITPGQSFLHMLGCSNVQDTLDQSVDLQLDDCTIRVEMDEPVLREKLLRYFKPFLIQNDDQPHIVIKALENPPLKPGISLTDLHPGCSKKRIKEQYINIPGGRVVRKKLSGMLFFMNSSENIAIGPCTENDNQIVNFINNRFIQWKLDQGCLLCHAAAVSRKGQGIILAGFSGLGKSTLALHLMNKGLDFVSNDRLMVRKKKEHVEMFGVAKLPRVNPGTILNNPRLTGILTSEEIRKFSGISKDMIWKMEHKYDVWLDKCFGRDRFKLQSGVKALVILNWSRHGQSLEMQRVNLEKRSELLQAVIKSPGLFYYPSDNFRVLEPDPLDYMKFFQDIPVYELGGGIDFQQASDRCAELI; encoded by the coding sequence ATGCATTATCCAATTACCCCCGGGCAAAGTTTCCTGCATATGCTGGGCTGTTCAAATGTTCAGGATACACTGGATCAGTCCGTTGATCTTCAGCTGGATGACTGTACCATCAGGGTGGAGATGGATGAACCTGTTTTGCGGGAAAAGCTTTTGAGATACTTTAAGCCTTTTTTAATCCAGAATGATGACCAGCCCCATATTGTGATTAAAGCTCTGGAAAACCCCCCGCTTAAACCTGGTATCAGCCTGACTGACCTGCACCCCGGTTGCAGCAAAAAGCGTATAAAGGAGCAGTACATAAATATTCCCGGGGGCAGGGTGGTTCGCAAAAAACTCTCCGGGATGCTGTTTTTTATGAACTCCAGTGAAAATATCGCCATCGGACCGTGTACAGAAAATGACAACCAGATTGTCAACTTTATCAATAACCGCTTCATCCAGTGGAAGCTGGACCAGGGCTGTCTACTGTGCCACGCAGCAGCAGTTTCAAGAAAAGGGCAGGGGATTATTCTGGCGGGTTTTTCCGGTCTGGGTAAATCTACTCTGGCCCTTCACCTCATGAATAAAGGCCTTGATTTTGTCAGCAATGACCGCCTCATGGTCCGCAAAAAAAAGGAACATGTAGAAATGTTCGGAGTGGCCAAGCTGCCCAGGGTCAATCCGGGTACAATACTGAACAATCCGCGTCTGACCGGGATTCTGACATCTGAAGAAATCAGGAAATTTTCCGGAATTTCAAAAGACATGATCTGGAAAATGGAGCATAAATATGACGTCTGGCTGGATAAGTGTTTCGGTCGGGACAGGTTCAAGCTGCAATCAGGAGTAAAGGCGCTTGTCATTTTAAACTGGAGCAGGCACGGACAGAGCCTGGAAATGCAGAGGGTGAACCTGGAAAAAAGGTCAGAGCTGTTGCAGGCAGTGATCAAATCTCCTGGTCTTTTTTACTATCCATCAGACAACTTCAGGGTGCTGGAGCCTGACCCTCTGGACTACATGAAATTTTTTCAGGATATTCCGGTTTATGAACTTGGCGGAGGCATAGACTTCCAACAGGCCTCGGACAGATGTGCTGAACTTATATAA
- the pstA gene encoding phosphate ABC transporter permease PstA produces MRSNFARKRNQFIAFSIFRAAIYLNVLALALFLGFIAINGISAISWEFLTEHPRKSMTEGGIWPCIVGTVYISLGSILVAFPLGVGTAIYLNEFSGGGRWTRIIRMGIINLAGVPSVVYGLFGLAFFVLYLNMGVSLLAGSLTLGAFILPLIIGSAEEALRNVPQSYREASLALGATKWQTVYRMVLPAALPSMLTGMILGVSRAAGETAPIMFTAAVFYTGKIPSSIFDEIMAMPYHIYVLATAGVNIDQTRPLQYGTALTLMFLVLGLNLVAILVRNKLQRRL; encoded by the coding sequence ATGAGATCCAATTTTGCACGCAAGCGTAATCAGTTCATCGCTTTTTCCATCTTCAGGGCCGCAATTTACCTGAACGTACTGGCCCTGGCCCTATTTCTGGGATTTATCGCCATTAACGGGATCAGTGCCATAAGCTGGGAGTTTTTGACCGAACACCCCAGAAAGTCCATGACCGAGGGGGGAATCTGGCCCTGTATCGTGGGTACTGTCTATATAAGCCTGGGTTCCATTCTGGTGGCTTTTCCCCTGGGTGTGGGCACTGCCATTTATCTTAATGAGTTTTCCGGCGGCGGCAGATGGACCAGAATCATACGCATGGGCATAATCAACCTGGCCGGAGTGCCCTCGGTTGTCTACGGTCTTTTCGGGCTGGCCTTTTTTGTTCTCTATCTGAACATGGGGGTCAGTCTACTGGCTGGCTCTCTTACCCTGGGGGCCTTTATTCTGCCGCTGATTATCGGATCAGCTGAGGAAGCCCTGCGAAACGTTCCTCAGTCCTACCGCGAAGCCTCTCTGGCTCTCGGGGCCACCAAATGGCAGACCGTTTACAGGATGGTCCTGCCTGCTGCGCTGCCAAGCATGCTTACCGGCATGATCCTGGGTGTAAGCCGGGCCGCAGGTGAAACCGCTCCCATCATGTTTACCGCGGCTGTCTTTTATACCGGCAAGATCCCAAGTTCGATTTTTGATGAAATCATGGCCATGCCTTATCACATCTATGTCCTGGCCACAGCCGGTGTCAACATAGACCAGACCAGACCTCTGCAGTACGGCACTGCACTAACACTCATGTTTCTGGTTCTGGGACTGAACTTAGTCGCAATACTGGTGCGGAACAAGCTGCAGAGAAGGCTGTAG
- the pstC gene encoding phosphate ABC transporter permease subunit PstC, which produces MAVISSQKKDLLVHGVFLIVGASGIIILTLIFLFLILEGLPIFDVISVRDFILGKEWYPTDINPDYGILPLIAGSASVVALASIMAIPLGVFSAIYLAEIAHPKTRAVIKPIVELIEGLPTVVIGFFGMVVVAPFLQEMFDLGTGLNVLNASIMLAFMAVPTITSISEDAIYSVPRHMKEGSMALGATQWETIARVIVPASLAGISTAVVLGIARAIGETMVVLMVAGGAAMIPESIFDPVRPMPANIAAEMGNVPFRSDHYHALFAIGLVLFVFTFLFNLLASYLSERHKQVGAATL; this is translated from the coding sequence ATGGCAGTTATTTCAAGCCAAAAAAAGGATCTCCTGGTACACGGGGTCTTTCTAATTGTAGGGGCCAGCGGGATAATAATCCTGACCCTGATTTTTCTTTTTCTGATCTTAGAAGGCCTTCCCATATTCGATGTTATTTCAGTCAGAGATTTTATCCTGGGCAAAGAATGGTATCCAACTGATATCAACCCGGACTACGGAATTCTGCCGCTGATAGCCGGTTCTGCCAGTGTAGTGGCCCTGGCCTCGATCATGGCCATTCCCCTGGGAGTTTTCAGCGCCATTTACCTGGCCGAAATTGCGCATCCAAAGACAAGGGCGGTGATCAAGCCCATTGTGGAGCTCATTGAGGGCCTGCCCACCGTAGTCATCGGTTTTTTCGGTATGGTTGTTGTCGCCCCTTTTCTGCAGGAGATGTTCGATCTGGGTACGGGACTGAATGTACTGAACGCTTCCATTATGCTGGCTTTCATGGCTGTGCCCACCATTACCAGCATATCCGAGGATGCCATCTACAGCGTACCCAGACATATGAAGGAAGGCTCCATGGCCCTGGGGGCCACGCAATGGGAAACCATTGCCAGAGTAATAGTGCCTGCTTCTCTGGCCGGAATATCCACAGCCGTAGTCCTGGGAATAGCCAGAGCCATAGGGGAGACCATGGTGGTGCTCATGGTGGCCGGCGGTGCGGCCATGATTCCGGAATCCATATTCGATCCGGTGCGGCCCATGCCGGCAAACATCGCTGCTGAAATGGGCAATGTTCCATTCCGCAGTGATCACTACCATGCCCTTTTTGCCATCGGCCTGGTTCTTTTTGTTTTCACCTTTCTTTTCAATCTGCTGGCCAGCTACCTGTCGGAAAGACATAAGCAGGTAGGTGCGGCCACACTTTAA
- a CDS encoding PstS family phosphate ABC transporter substrate-binding protein, translating to MNRVLVLLGSLVFGLCLLAAPVKAGEIKINGSTTVLPVSQVVSEAFMEDNPGFNFSISGGGSGNGIAALIDGTTDIAQTSRWIRDSEVERAVENGIYPVPFVIAYDSIIPVVHPDNPVDELSLEELRKIYNGDITNWSEVGGTDRDITIISRDSDSGTYVVWSDEVLKGDRLTPRAQMLASNGAIVQTVQDNRHAIGYIGLGYLTDRLKSVKVDGVMPTSTTTASGEYPVSRSLWLITNNWPSGDVLRFINYIQHPDNAELIEEGGYVPIW from the coding sequence ATGAACAGAGTTTTGGTTTTATTAGGTTCTTTGGTTTTTGGGTTGTGCCTGTTGGCAGCTCCGGTAAAGGCCGGTGAGATTAAGATCAACGGTTCAACCACGGTTTTGCCTGTTTCACAGGTGGTGTCGGAGGCCTTCATGGAAGACAATCCCGGTTTCAATTTTTCCATTTCCGGTGGAGGTTCCGGCAACGGTATCGCGGCCTTGATCGACGGCACCACTGACATCGCCCAGACTTCAAGGTGGATAAGAGACAGCGAAGTAGAACGGGCCGTTGAAAACGGAATTTATCCGGTGCCCTTTGTCATTGCCTACGACAGCATTATTCCTGTGGTGCATCCGGATAATCCCGTAGATGAACTGAGCCTGGAAGAGCTCAGGAAAATCTATAACGGCGATATTACCAACTGGTCAGAGGTTGGTGGAACGGACCGGGACATCACCATAATTTCCAGAGACTCCGATTCAGGTACCTACGTTGTCTGGAGTGATGAGGTACTCAAGGGCGATCGCCTGACTCCCAGGGCCCAAATGCTGGCCTCCAACGGAGCCATTGTCCAGACAGTGCAGGATAACCGGCATGCCATAGGGTATATCGGCCTGGGCTATCTTACCGACAGGCTCAAGAGTGTGAAGGTTGACGGCGTAATGCCCACATCCACAACCACTGCATCAGGTGAATATCCTGTTTCCAGGAGCCTGTGGCTGATTACCAACAACTGGCCTTCCGGGGATGTGCTCAGGTTCATCAACTACATTCAGCATCCGGATAACGCTGAGCTTATTGAAGAAGGCGGGTACGTACCCATCTGGTAA
- the pstB gene encoding phosphate ABC transporter ATP-binding protein PstB, which yields MDPNKKISLDQEHCCLEVKDLNLFYGSTQALKSINMEIPVKRATAFIGPSGCGKSTLLRCFNRLNDMIDICRVQGEIKLDGENIYDPKVDVAELRRKVGMVFQKPNPFPKSIFDNIAFGLRLKGIRNKKHLSEVVEKSLKGAALWDEVKDRLHESALGLSGGQQQRLVIARAIAIEPNVILLDEPCSALDPISTSKIEELIYYLKESYTIVIVTHNMQQAARVSDFTAYMYLGELIEYRDTITMFTNPREKTTEEYITGRFG from the coding sequence ATGGATCCCAATAAAAAAATCAGTCTGGACCAGGAGCACTGCTGTCTGGAGGTCAAGGACCTCAATCTTTTTTACGGCTCGACCCAGGCCCTGAAGTCCATTAACATGGAAATACCTGTAAAACGGGCTACAGCCTTTATCGGTCCCAGCGGTTGCGGCAAATCAACCCTGTTGCGCTGTTTCAACCGGCTTAACGATATGATAGATATATGCAGAGTACAGGGGGAGATAAAACTGGACGGAGAAAATATATATGATCCTAAAGTTGATGTGGCCGAACTCAGGCGCAAAGTGGGCATGGTCTTTCAGAAACCCAATCCTTTTCCCAAATCCATCTTCGACAATATCGCCTTTGGCTTGCGCCTCAAGGGCATAAGGAACAAAAAGCATTTAAGTGAAGTGGTGGAAAAATCCCTGAAAGGGGCGGCCCTTTGGGATGAGGTCAAGGACAGGCTGCATGAAAGCGCCCTGGGATTATCAGGCGGGCAACAGCAGAGGCTGGTCATTGCCAGGGCCATAGCCATTGAACCCAATGTGATTCTGCTGGACGAACCCTGTTCTGCTCTGGACCCCATTTCCACATCCAAGATAGAAGAGCTGATTTATTATCTAAAAGAAAGCTATACCATTGTAATCGTCACCCACAACATGCAGCAGGCAGCCAGAGTTTCAGACTTTACTGCATATATGTACCTAGGAGAACTTATTGAGTACAGGGATACCATCACCATGTTCACCAATCCCAGAGAAAAAACAACCGAAGAATATATAACCGGCAGATTCGGATAA
- the phoU gene encoding phosphate signaling complex protein PhoU has product MTHLTQELDRLNMKVMQMVVQTEQALSKTVNAFSRMDADLAQEVVDHDKQINELEVLIDQLCLRLLALEQPVARDLRFILGAMRLSKDLERIGDESANISDATIFLSLHPPLDFYDQIQIMGQKAYDMLQEAIIAFSSPDTERAINVCRMDFEVDEINSKVLKLSIEHMSQNSQAVEQCVQSINIARRFERVADLATNIAETTMFIVQGTSIKHSCLFDDRV; this is encoded by the coding sequence ATGACACATTTGACACAGGAACTGGACAGGCTGAATATGAAGGTCATGCAGATGGTGGTCCAGACGGAGCAGGCACTGAGCAAGACCGTGAACGCTTTCTCCCGCATGGATGCGGATCTGGCCCAGGAAGTGGTGGATCATGACAAGCAGATCAATGAACTGGAAGTGCTCATTGACCAGCTTTGCCTGCGCCTCCTGGCCCTGGAGCAGCCCGTGGCCAGGGACCTGCGCTTTATCCTGGGGGCCATGCGCCTGAGCAAGGATCTGGAACGTATAGGGGACGAATCTGCCAACATATCCGATGCAACAATATTTTTAAGCCTGCATCCTCCCCTGGATTTTTACGACCAGATCCAGATCATGGGCCAGAAAGCCTATGACATGCTCCAGGAAGCCATAATCGCCTTTTCCTCTCCGGATACAGAAAGGGCCATAAATGTCTGCCGCATGGATTTCGAGGTGGATGAAATAAACTCAAAAGTCCTCAAGCTAAGCATCGAACATATGAGTCAAAACAGCCAGGCGGTTGAGCAGTGCGTACAGAGCATAAATATCGCCAGGCGCTTTGAACGGGTGGCGGACCTGGCCACCAACATAGCCGAAACCACCATGTTCATCGTTCAGGGCACCAGCATCAAGCATTCCTGCCTGTTTGACGACCGGGTTTAG
- a CDS encoding BrnT family toxin — MYYMLEKVTGFDWDEGNFDKNLIKHDVQNWECEQVFFNKPLIILDDHRHSLVEKRLAAFGKTDGGRLLTMIFTIRKSLIRVISARDMNKKERIYYHEKAQ, encoded by the coding sequence ATGTATTACATGCTTGAAAAGGTAACAGGTTTTGACTGGGATGAAGGAAATTTTGACAAAAATCTCATCAAGCATGATGTTCAGAACTGGGAATGTGAGCAGGTTTTCTTTAATAAGCCTCTGATTATCCTTGATGACCACAGGCACTCACTGGTTGAAAAGCGACTGGCGGCTTTTGGAAAAACAGATGGCGGACGTCTCTTAACAATGATATTCACAATAAGGAAAAGCCTGATCAGGGTGATCTCAGCCAGGGACATGAATAAAAAGGAGAGGATATACTATCATGAAAAAGCACAATAG
- a CDS encoding BrnA antitoxin family protein — translation MKKHNRIPHFENEDQEREFWAHESPLDYFDPNEFKKISFPDLKPSLKSISLRLPEAMIAELKLLANKKDMPYQSLVKIFLARQINVERGSLAKDLENTTDYFEGG, via the coding sequence ATGAAAAAGCACAATAGAATTCCACACTTTGAAAACGAAGACCAGGAAAGGGAATTCTGGGCTCATGAATCGCCTCTTGACTACTTTGATCCCAACGAGTTTAAAAAAATTTCCTTCCCTGACCTTAAGCCCTCCCTTAAGTCCATATCCTTAAGGCTTCCCGAGGCAATGATTGCTGAACTCAAGCTCCTGGCCAACAAAAAAGACATGCCCTACCAGAGCCTGGTGAAAATATTTCTGGCCAGGCAGATAAACGTGGAGCGCGGTTCACTCGCAAAAGATTTAGAGAATACCACAGATTATTTTGAAGGAGGCTGA
- a CDS encoding ATP-binding protein, whose amino-acid sequence MYEIPSLYTFQKSAPSVNLNRGADSPLYPEKKPGKVKGTGLGLAICKNIIKTFGGRIWVESPVPGSDNGCIVWFSLNRS is encoded by the coding sequence TTGTATGAAATCCCTTCCTTATATACATTCCAGAAGTCCGCCCCTTCAGTAAATCTGAACCGCGGTGCAGACTCCCCTCTTTATCCTGAAAAGAAGCCGGGTAAGGTCAAAGGTACCGGACTTGGGCTGGCCATCTGCAAAAACATTATCAAGACGTTCGGAGGCCGCATCTGGGTGGAAAGCCCGGTACCGGGCAGTGACAATGGATGCATTGTCTGGTTTTCATTGAATCGCTCTTAG